The Meiothermus ruber DSM 1279 genome includes the window GAGGCTTTGGGTAAGCTGCGTGAAAAGGAGCTCGAGGCCGCCTGCGCTGTGCTGGGTTTGCGCCCGCCCATCTTTCTGGGCTACCAGGACTCGGGGTATCCGCTCGAGGTCGCCCAGGCCAACCCCAGGGGCTTCATGCACCAGGATCTGCAGCAGATCGAGGATGTCCTGCTGGGGTACATGGCCCAGCTAAAGCCCCAGGTGGTCATTGGGTTCGACCCGCAGGGCTACTACGGCCATGCCGACCACATCCACCTTCACCGGGCCACCCTGGGGGCCTTCTGGCGGGCCGGCAATGTGATGCCCGAACCGCCCAAGCGCCTCTTTTTTCCGGTACGCACCAAAGAGCGGGTGGCCCAGACCAGGTTCGACCCCGAGCGCTATGGGGTTTCGCCCTGCTCGCTGGCGGTGCGGGTGGACGTGCGCCCCTTGGCTCCGACCATCCGGGCGGCGGTGCTGGCCCATGCTTCGCAGGCCGGGCCCGAGGAGAACTTTTCTCAGGTGCTGCTGGACTGGCCGGGCCTGCTGGAAGAAGAGACCTTCGTGCTGGGCGGGCTGCGGGGGTCTTTCCCGGCCATGCCGGTAGACGATCTGCTGGCGGAATGGTCTTAGCTGACCAGGACTACCGGCCCAACACCACCCCAACTTTGATCTTAGCAATTTCGATAAGCCGGCGAGGTGGATTCGTCCAAACCAACGCTCGCTAGGAATTTGGCGCTGCGAGTGCTAACCTCTAGACTTTGGTTGCCTGCCTGCCATGATGGACTACCGCCAAGTTCTGCAACAGCTTTCCTTCCTGCCCGATCTCTACCTGGTGGGCGGGGCGGTGCGCGACATTCTGCTAGGTGAGACGCCCGAAGACCTGGACTTTGCCACCTCCGCGCCCCCGGAGGTGGTGATGCGCCTGGCTAAAGCCCAGGGCCTGGAGGCTATTCCCACCGGCCTCGAGCACGGCACGGTTACCATCCTGATTGACCACCACCCCTACGAGGTCACCACTTTCCGCCGCGACGTGGAGACCTATGGACGCAAGGCCAGGGTGGCCTGGGGGCAAAGCATTGAGGAAGACCTAGCCCGGCGCGACTTCACCATCGGGGCCATCGCCATGGATGCCGCCGGGCGGGTGATCGACCCCTACGGTGGGCAGCAGGACCTCGAGGCCGGCGTCTTGCGGGCGGTGGGCGACCCGGCCCAGCGCTTCCGGGAAGACTACCTGCGGGTGATCCGGGCGGGCCGGTTTGCGGCGCGCTACGGCTTTGAGATTGAGCCAAGAACCCTGCAAGCCGCGCGGGCAGCAGCCCCGGAGGTGCTCTCGCACGTGGCCATCGAGCGGGTGACCGCGGAGTTCGACAAAGCCTTCCAGAACGGCACCCCCAGCCGTTTTCTGCGCTACCTCTACGACCTGGAAATCCTGCAACGCCTGATTCCCGAGTTCGAGGATACCCACCTGCTCTTGCAAAACCCCCGCTGGCACCCCGAGGGCGATGTGCTGACCCATGTGTTGCAGGTGGTGGATCGGGCGCCGCCGCCGTACCGCTGGCACGCCCTGCTGCACGACATCGGCAAAAAAGATACCGCGCGCTGGAGGCCCGAGGGCTGGTATAGCTTCTATGGGCACGAGCGGGTGGGCGCCGGGCTGATACCCCGCATCGCCCGCGACCTGCGCCTGCCCAATCATCTGCGGGACGAATTGGTGGTGACCACCGCTTTGCACATGGTGCCGGTCTTTACCAAGCCCACCCCTGCGGCCATCCGCAAGTTTCAGGCCCAGGCCGGCCCGCATCTGCCAGCCTTGAGAGCCCTGTATGAAGCCGATGGGGCCGGGCGCCGATCCAAAGAGTCCTGGAAGTTTTTTGAGCCCCAGCCGGTGCCGGTGCAGCCGGTTTTGCTGGGACGGCACCTAATTGAGCGGGGTCACAAGCCAGGGAAAGTTTTTAGCCGGATGCTCAAAGCCGCCTATGACTGGCAGCTCGATAGCGGCGAGACCGACATCGAGGCGCTTTACCGGGTGGCTCTGAGGGCTTTGGAGCGGGAAGCCTGACCCTATTTTTTTAGGCTATGCTGGGGGTATG containing:
- a CDS encoding PIG-L deacetylase family protein, which translates into the protein MRLLAVFAHPDDESFFCAGTLAKYAALGHEVYLICATRGEQGRIRHPAIDASLYPKGEALGKLREKELEAACAVLGLRPPIFLGYQDSGYPLEVAQANPRGFMHQDLQQIEDVLLGYMAQLKPQVVIGFDPQGYYGHADHIHLHRATLGAFWRAGNVMPEPPKRLFFPVRTKERVAQTRFDPERYGVSPCSLAVRVDVRPLAPTIRAAVLAHASQAGPEENFSQVLLDWPGLLEEETFVLGGLRGSFPAMPVDDLLAEWS
- a CDS encoding CCA tRNA nucleotidyltransferase, which translates into the protein MMDYRQVLQQLSFLPDLYLVGGAVRDILLGETPEDLDFATSAPPEVVMRLAKAQGLEAIPTGLEHGTVTILIDHHPYEVTTFRRDVETYGRKARVAWGQSIEEDLARRDFTIGAIAMDAAGRVIDPYGGQQDLEAGVLRAVGDPAQRFREDYLRVIRAGRFAARYGFEIEPRTLQAARAAAPEVLSHVAIERVTAEFDKAFQNGTPSRFLRYLYDLEILQRLIPEFEDTHLLLQNPRWHPEGDVLTHVLQVVDRAPPPYRWHALLHDIGKKDTARWRPEGWYSFYGHERVGAGLIPRIARDLRLPNHLRDELVVTTALHMVPVFTKPTPAAIRKFQAQAGPHLPALRALYEADGAGRRSKESWKFFEPQPVPVQPVLLGRHLIERGHKPGKVFSRMLKAAYDWQLDSGETDIEALYRVALRALEREA